CCCCGCACCCCCAAGTCCGGTGACACCGCCGACTTCCCCTGGGAGGAGGCTCTGGAACTGCTCGCCCGAGGACCGGATTCGGCCGCCCGATAAAGTAATGGGCGGATAAAGAGATCACCAAGTGCGCGTCCGCCGGCGCACGTCTCGGGAGGAAGCCATGGGAACCCGCCGTACGTCGCTGCCCGGAGTGGGTGCTCAGTACGACTTCACGACCGAGACCGGACAGCACATTTCGGTCGTCGTCCATCACGACGGACGCCGGTTCATCGGCTTCTACGAACAGGACGATCCTGATTCGTGCCAACTCTCCGTCCCCCTGACGACGACCGAGGCCACCGCTCTCGCGCACCTCATCGATCCGGCGCCCATCGACGCCGTACGGACCGAGGGCATCGACCTCGTCACCGAGCACATCCCGCTCGGGTCCCGCTCCCCGTACGGCGGGCGGCTGCTGGGGGAGACGCGGGCACGGACCCGGACCGGGGCGTCCATCGTCGCGGTGCTGCGCACCCACAGCGCGCACCCGTCGCCGGAACCGGATTTTCGACTGGCCATCGGGGACACGCTCGTCGCCGTCGGTACGCGTGAGGGCGTCGACGCGCTCTCCGAGATCATTGCGGAGGGCTGACCGTGCATGACACGACTGCGTTGCTGGTGGAGCTGGGGGCCGTCATCCTCGGGCTGGGCCTCGTGGGGCGGTTCGCCGGGCGGATAGGGCTCTCCCCCATCCCCCTGTACCTGCTCGCCGGGCTGGCGTTCGGACACGGTGGGCTGATCCCGCTCGACGCGAGCGAGGAGTTCACCATGGTGGGCGCCGAGATCGGCGTCATCCTGCTGCTCCTCCTGCTGGGCCTCGAATACAGCGCGTCCGAGCTGGTCACCAGCCTCAAGACGCAATACCCCTCCGGCGCGGTCGACTTCGTCCTCAACGCGACACCCGGCGCCGTCGCCGCCCTGATCCTCGGCTGGGGACCCGTGGGCGCCGTCGCGCTCGCCGGTGTCACCTGGATCTCCTCCTCCGGGGTGATCGCCAAGGTCATGACCGACCTCGGCCGGCTCGGCAACCGTGAAACCCCGGTCGTCCTCGGCGTCCTCGTCATGGAGGACCTGGCGATGGCGATCTACCTGCCGCTGCTCACCGCCATGCTCGCCGGGGTCGGCCTGGCCGGCGGCAGCCTCGCGCTCGTCATCGCGCTCGGGGCCGTCGGGCTCGTCCTCTACCTGGCGCTCCGCCACGGCCGTCTGATCAGCCGCGCGGTCTCCTCCGACAACCCGGAGATGCTGCTCCTGGTCGTCCTCGGCCTCACCGTCCTGGTCGCCGGTGTCGCCCAGCAGCTCCAGGTGTCCGCCGCCGTCGGCGCGTTCCTCGTCGGCATCGCGCTCTCCGGTGAGGTCGCCGAGGGCGCCCGCAAGCTGCTCACCCCGCTGCGGGACCTGTTCGCCGCCGTGTTCTTCGTCTTCTTCGGGCTCTCCACGAACCCGGCCGACATCCCGCCGGTGCTGCTGCCCGCGGCCCTGCTGGCCATCGTCACCACCTTCACCAAGATCGGCACCGGCTACTACGCGGCCCGCCGCGCCGGAGTCGGCTCGCGCGGTCGCTGGCGTGCGGGCGGCACCCTCGTGGCGCGCGGCGAGTTCTCCATCGTCATCGCCGGTCTGGCCGTGGCCACCGAGCCGCGCATCGGCCCCATCGCCACCGCGTACGTCCTGATCCTCGTCATCGTCGGCCCGCTCACCGCCCGGTGGACACAGCCCGTCGCCGCGAAGATCGAGGCCCGGCGCGGCGGTGGCGGCGGCGGCAAGACCGTAAGCGTGAGCGGCGCGGAGGCCGAGCCCGCCGCGAAGTCGGCCCCCGAGCGCCGGCTGGGCTCGCACGACGACCTCACCCCGGAACCGGCGGGCGAGAAGCACGAGTAGGCGCCGGCCTGCCGCTGATCCGCGCGGACCACGACCGAGCCCCCGGACACGTCTCCCGTGCCCGGGGGCTCGGCCGTCGTACGGAGCAGCCCGCTGATCAGTCCGTGTGCACGTCTCAGTGGGCGATGCCGTCGATCAGTTCCCGTGCTCCCTGCCGCAGGAGCGCGACCGCTACGGACGTGCCCAGGGTGGCCGGGTCCAGCGGGCCCGCCCATTCGTGCGCGTTCAACACGGTCTTGCCGTCGGGCGTGAACACCTTCGCCCGCAGCGAGAGGTCGCCGTTCCGTTCGACCTGCGCGTACCCGGCGATCGGGCTGTTGCAGTGGCCCTGCAGCACATGCAGGAACATCCTCTCGGCAATCGTCTCGCGGTACGCCGCCGGGTCGCCGAGGCCGCTCACGACGCCGATGACCGCGTCGTCGCCCTCGCGGCACTGGAGAGCGAGGACCCCCGCACCGATCGGCGGGCACATCACCTCGGGCGACAGGATCTCGCTGATCACGTCCGTGCGGTCGATGCGCTCCAGACCGGACACCGCCAGGAGCAGCGCATCGGCGTCGCCCCCCGCCAGCTTCTCCAGCCGGCGGTTGGCGTTGCCGCGCATCGGTACGCAGTCGAGGTGCGGGTGGGACGCGGCGAGCTGCGCGGAGCGGCGTACGGACGAGGTTCCGATCCGGGTCCCGGCGGGGAGTTCGTCGAGGGGCAGGCCACCGGGGTGGATCAGGGCGTCGCGGATGTCGTCGCGCCGGAGGAAGGCGGCGAAGACCGTGCCCGCGGGCAGGGGCCGGTCCGCGGGGATGTCCTTGACGCAGTGCACCGCCAGATCCGCGTCCCCGGCGAGGAGCGCCTGGTCGACCTCCTTGGTGAAGGCGCCCTTGCCCTCGACCGCGCCGAGATCGCCCATCCACTTGTCGCCGGTCGTCCGGACCGGGACGACCTCGGTGCGGACGCCGGGGTGGACTGTCGCCAACTTGGCTCGGACGCGCTCCACTTGAGCGAGCGCCATCG
This sequence is a window from Streptomyces parvus. Protein-coding genes within it:
- a CDS encoding cation:proton antiporter regulatory subunit — translated: MGTRRTSLPGVGAQYDFTTETGQHISVVVHHDGRRFIGFYEQDDPDSCQLSVPLTTTEATALAHLIDPAPIDAVRTEGIDLVTEHIPLGSRSPYGGRLLGETRARTRTGASIVAVLRTHSAHPSPEPDFRLAIGDTLVAVGTREGVDALSEIIAEG
- a CDS encoding cation:proton antiporter — its product is MHDTTALLVELGAVILGLGLVGRFAGRIGLSPIPLYLLAGLAFGHGGLIPLDASEEFTMVGAEIGVILLLLLLGLEYSASELVTSLKTQYPSGAVDFVLNATPGAVAALILGWGPVGAVALAGVTWISSSGVIAKVMTDLGRLGNRETPVVLGVLVMEDLAMAIYLPLLTAMLAGVGLAGGSLALVIALGAVGLVLYLALRHGRLISRAVSSDNPEMLLLVVLGLTVLVAGVAQQLQVSAAVGAFLVGIALSGEVAEGARKLLTPLRDLFAAVFFVFFGLSTNPADIPPVLLPAALLAIVTTFTKIGTGYYAARRAGVGSRGRWRAGGTLVARGEFSIVIAGLAVATEPRIGPIATAYVLILVIVGPLTARWTQPVAAKIEARRGGGGGGKTVSVSGAEAEPAAKSAPERRLGSHDDLTPEPAGEKHE
- the hemC gene encoding hydroxymethylbilane synthase, which encodes MSADPIRIVSRDSPMALAQVERVRAKLATVHPGVRTEVVPVRTTGDKWMGDLGAVEGKGAFTKEVDQALLAGDADLAVHCVKDIPADRPLPAGTVFAAFLRRDDIRDALIHPGGLPLDELPAGTRIGTSSVRRSAQLAASHPHLDCVPMRGNANRRLEKLAGGDADALLLAVSGLERIDRTDVISEILSPEVMCPPIGAGVLALQCREGDDAVIGVVSGLGDPAAYRETIAERMFLHVLQGHCNSPIAGYAQVERNGDLSLRAKVFTPDGKTVLNAHEWAGPLDPATLGTSVAVALLRQGARELIDGIAH